Proteins from a genomic interval of Candidatus Curtissbacteria bacterium:
- the prs gene encoding ribose-phosphate diphosphokinase, whose amino-acid sequence MVIFLQPRYEYLKKAFVNIPAKDFGSYETRRFANGEIHISLNTKVNKKPCVIVVSINPPDENLLALLLLAHTLKKEGAQKVAAILPYMAYSRHDKDEVAKSQAFSWLGKVFKSSGINKVITIDIHSQESKGLFGVPVISVASSPIFASEIKALKLSNATIVAPDEGAIKRCRLVAKEANISRIAYFKKHRTASGVVHSKLYGKVTNQAIIVDDMLDTGSTLVSACYKLREAGVVEIYIMVTHGLFTGDEWKHLWKLGAKRVYCTDTIPLPKQVATKNIKVLSIMPILTDALLNKEKGVISWLS is encoded by the coding sequence ATGGTCATCTTTTTGCAGCCCAGATATGAGTATCTAAAAAAAGCTTTTGTAAACATCCCCGCAAAAGACTTTGGTAGCTATGAAACACGTCGTTTTGCAAATGGGGAGATCCACATCTCTTTAAATACTAAAGTAAACAAAAAACCATGTGTGATTGTTGTCTCAATCAACCCGCCCGATGAAAATTTACTCGCTTTGCTTCTTTTGGCTCATACCCTTAAAAAAGAAGGCGCCCAAAAAGTCGCAGCAATTTTGCCTTACATGGCTTACTCCCGTCATGATAAAGATGAGGTTGCCAAAAGCCAGGCTTTTTCTTGGTTAGGCAAGGTTTTCAAATCCTCAGGAATAAACAAGGTTATTACGATTGATATTCACAGCCAGGAATCTAAAGGTCTTTTTGGAGTGCCAGTAATCTCTGTTGCCAGTTCACCTATTTTCGCCAGTGAAATCAAGGCTCTTAAACTTTCAAATGCCACTATCGTTGCTCCGGATGAGGGAGCAATTAAAAGATGCCGGCTTGTCGCAAAAGAGGCAAATATCTCCCGCATTGCATATTTTAAAAAACATAGAACGGCAAGTGGCGTAGTCCATTCAAAACTGTATGGGAAGGTAACGAACCAAGCCATAATTGTGGATGACATGTTAGACACCGGAAGCACCCTGGTTTCAGCATGCTATAAATTGCGGGAAGCTGGTGTTGTTGAAATTTACATTATGGTCACACACGGGTTATTTACTGGAGACGAATGGAAACATTTATGGAAACTTGGTGCTAAACGTGTCTATTGTACGGATACGATCCCTTTGCCAAAACAAGTTGCCACGAAAAATATTAAGGTTCTCTCAATTATGCCAATACTTACCGATGCTCTTTTAAACAAAGAAAAAGGAGTGATATCATGGCTAAGTTAG
- a CDS encoding alpha/beta hydrolase, which produces MKVRKIQTNNNLGDTLVGLETQPDEGRNKYPSVVLVHGFGATKEEGGMFDDITDSLAKSGILVSRFDFSGRGESEGNYSDTSLSKQRDDLESILDFVKSQPLVDTARIGVLGQSFGTPTTITLHPDIKSLVLMGSFGHVKEIMKNLFGDGYNPSGISTRVKTDGETVKLNPVFWSDFENHDILASMKLIKYPVLFIHGSEDDIVPVSEMEALFNVANEPKEKVVIEGGDHGLDPHRDKMIKAVVDWFRKTL; this is translated from the coding sequence ATGAAGGTGCGGAAAATACAAACTAACAACAATTTAGGAGATACACTTGTTGGTCTAGAAACCCAACCTGATGAAGGTAGAAATAAGTATCCCTCAGTTGTATTGGTTCACGGATTTGGAGCAACAAAAGAGGAGGGTGGCATGTTTGATGACATTACAGATAGTTTGGCAAAAAGTGGAATCTTAGTATCTAGGTTTGATTTTTCCGGACGTGGAGAGAGTGAAGGTAATTACTCTGATACGTCACTTAGCAAACAACGTGATGATTTGGAATCAATCCTCGATTTTGTTAAATCACAGCCATTGGTTGATACGGCCCGAATTGGAGTACTCGGACAATCTTTTGGTACACCTACCACTATAACCTTACATCCTGATATAAAATCACTTGTTTTAATGGGGTCGTTTGGTCACGTTAAAGAGATAATGAAAAACCTTTTCGGTGATGGTTACAACCCATCAGGAATATCAACTAGAGTGAAAACGGACGGCGAAACTGTAAAGTTAAACCCTGTGTTTTGGAGCGATTTTGAAAATCACGATATTTTAGCCTCAATGAAACTGATTAAGTATCCCGTCCTTTTTATACACGGATCCGAAGATGATATTGTTCCAGTGTCTGAAATGGAAGCTCTTTTTAACGTTGCAAATGAGCCAAAAGAAAAAGTTGTTATCGAGGGTGGAGACCACGGACTAGATCCACACAGAGATAAAATGATTAAAGCTGTCGTTGACTGGTTTAGGAAAACATTATGA
- the thpR gene encoding RNA 2',3'-cyclic phosphodiesterase has translation MTQDTKRVFLAITIPTHLKTKLARYLKSLNKYNLRITRPENLHITAHFLGDVRVEHLVNIATIIKFLCTEITPFTLNPKGVEQIENRIKTIWVTFKKSTPYKNLVISLETEFPSNKQKNRDYIAHIMLARFKKSTSLKNVELPNFQLADNVVHVHEIKLFESILGRDGPAYNLIETFKLKDKK, from the coding sequence ATGACACAAGATACAAAAAGAGTTTTTTTAGCAATAACCATTCCAACCCATCTAAAAACTAAACTTGCCAGATATCTAAAAAGTCTCAACAAGTACAATCTTAGAATCACCCGCCCGGAAAATTTGCATATTACGGCACATTTTTTAGGGGATGTGAGAGTAGAACATCTGGTAAACATTGCAACTATAATCAAATTTCTATGCACGGAAATAACGCCATTTACTCTAAATCCAAAAGGGGTAGAACAAATCGAAAATAGGATTAAAACGATCTGGGTTACCTTTAAAAAAAGTACACCTTATAAGAACCTCGTAATAAGCCTCGAAACTGAATTTCCAAGCAACAAACAAAAAAATAGGGATTATATTGCCCATATCATGCTTGCAAGATTTAAAAAATCAACAAGTCTAAAAAACGTGGAACTGCCTAATTTTCAACTAGCAGATAATGTAGTTCATGTTCATGAAATCAAGCTCTTTGAATCAATTCTTGGACGAGACGGTCCGGCATACAATCTCATTGAAACTTTCAAATTGAAAGATAAAAAATGA
- a CDS encoding SDR family NAD(P)-dependent oxidoreductase, producing MVTSLGKDKADKTARELPKTGCNALSIQADVPKEKDIMQMVKKTIQTYGSIDTLINNAGIYPSMPVMSMALADFEKVLAVNLKSVFLYTKYVAEQMIKRGRDGRIINVTSIDVLHPSSVGLAHYDASKLGKLYKKSNAANGRTR from the coding sequence ATCGTCACTAGCCTCGGCAAAGACAAGGCCGATAAGACTGCGAGGGAACTACCAAAAACCGGCTGTAATGCATTATCAATTCAAGCTGATGTACCTAAAGAAAAAGATATTATGCAGATGGTTAAGAAAACAATTCAAACTTACGGCTCCATTGATACTTTAATCAATAATGCCGGTATATATCCTTCCATGCCTGTTATGAGTATGGCTCTTGCAGATTTTGAAAAAGTTCTTGCTGTAAACCTCAAGAGCGTGTTTCTCTACACAAAATATGTTGCAGAGCAAATGATTAAGCGAGGACGTGACGGAAGGATTATTAACGTCACTTCAATTGATGTTCTTCACCCGTCATCTGTCGGTCTTGCTCATTATGATGCTTCAAAACTTGGAAAACTTTATAAAAAATCCAATGCAGCGAATGGGAGAACCAGATGA
- a CDS encoding phosphoribosyltransferase family protein, with protein MYFKNRADAGQKLAQKLKKYKGRDIVVYALPRGGVVTANEIAKCLNAPLDLIITRKIGHPYISEYAIAAVAENGHIVKNEEEVKAVDQVWFRQETKNQRQEAKRRRELYLGTKASISPEGKIAILVDDGIATGLTMRVAILELKHRHPKKIIVAVPIAPKDTASQIGAEVDEFVALDIPSMYEFLGGIGAYYDEFLPVEDNEVIKIMKGEVKQNGHLFAAQI; from the coding sequence ATGTATTTCAAAAATAGAGCCGATGCAGGACAAAAACTTGCGCAAAAACTTAAAAAATACAAAGGGAGAGATATCGTAGTTTACGCGCTACCTCGCGGTGGGGTTGTAACAGCAAACGAAATCGCAAAGTGCCTAAATGCACCTCTTGACTTAATTATTACCCGTAAAATCGGCCATCCTTATATTTCCGAATATGCAATTGCCGCCGTTGCCGAAAACGGCCATATAGTCAAAAATGAGGAGGAAGTAAAAGCCGTTGACCAAGTCTGGTTTAGACAAGAAACCAAAAATCAGCGGCAAGAGGCAAAAAGGCGCAGAGAATTGTATCTTGGCACAAAAGCATCGATCTCACCTGAAGGTAAAATTGCTATTCTTGTCGACGACGGTATCGCAACAGGACTCACAATGAGAGTTGCAATTTTGGAACTTAAACATAGACATCCTAAAAAAATTATTGTCGCAGTACCCATTGCCCCAAAAGACACCGCATCCCAAATCGGCGCCGAGGTTGACGAATTCGTCGCGCTTGATATTCCAAGTATGTACGAGTTTCTTGGCGGAATCGGGGCATACTACGATGAATTTTTACCTGTGGAGGACAACGAGGTTATCAAAATTATGAAAGGAGAGGTGAAACAAAATGGTCATCTTTTTGCAGCCCAGATATGA
- a CDS encoding secondary thiamine-phosphate synthase enzyme YjbQ, with protein sequence MEKLIIKTKKQKGIVDITDKIAALVKAQKQKEGFCQLFVAHTTAALTTSYLDPKLELELVDAFEVEIPRFTTIRDQYAHNHHVAHLPSHVTAAYFGPSLSVPYKNGKLLLGEYQRIILIELNGPKKRQIIISL encoded by the coding sequence ATGGAAAAACTTATTATCAAAACTAAAAAACAGAAGGGGATTGTTGATATAACAGATAAAATCGCTGCGCTTGTTAAAGCACAAAAGCAAAAAGAGGGTTTTTGCCAACTATTTGTAGCGCATACTACAGCCGCGCTTACAACCTCCTATTTAGACCCGAAGTTGGAACTGGAACTGGTAGACGCGTTTGAAGTTGAAATTCCAAGATTCACAACAATTAGAGACCAATACGCCCATAACCACCATGTTGCTCATCTACCTAGTCATGTCACTGCCGCTTATTTCGGTCCTTCACTTTCCGTTCCATATAAAAATGGAAAACTACTTTTGGGGGAGTATCAAAGAATCATTTTGATCGAGTTAAATGGGCCTAAAAAAAGACAAATAATTATTTCTTTATGA
- a CDS encoding MBL fold metallo-hydrolase, with translation MQIKFLGTGASGGTRGVKKSKRLESSVLIKNNLNILIDVTRDFLKQAKDIEGVDVILLTHGHMDACGGMRKIQKWLNKHKKSGITVFAHPKTLKVIQTKFKISGFKLIPVKDGQDIRLDSWKITPYEVPHSKDKKFPTFAWKLKGLKTIIYASDTAKLTKKFQNICQGADLLIVDGSTWERKIYSHLRVDKDLPKICQWKVSQIFLTQIGKSVPPHEKFQKELTKICPRAFPAYDGLKLYI, from the coding sequence ATGCAAATAAAATTTCTTGGCACGGGCGCAAGCGGTGGAACTCGGGGAGTTAAAAAATCAAAAAGACTAGAAAGCTCTGTGTTGATAAAAAATAACTTAAATATTTTGATAGATGTTACTCGCGACTTCCTTAAACAAGCTAAGGATATAGAAGGGGTAGACGTTATCCTTTTAACCCATGGCCACATGGACGCATGCGGTGGTATGAGAAAGATTCAAAAGTGGCTAAATAAACATAAGAAATCTGGGATAACTGTTTTTGCCCACCCTAAAACTTTAAAAGTGATTCAAACTAAATTTAAAATATCCGGCTTCAAACTAATCCCAGTTAAAGACGGTCAAGATATCAGGCTAGACTCCTGGAAGATCACTCCCTATGAGGTACCTCATTCTAAAGATAAAAAGTTCCCTACCTTTGCTTGGAAATTAAAAGGTTTAAAAACAATTATTTATGCTTCTGATACAGCTAAGTTGACAAAAAAGTTTCAAAACATTTGCCAAGGGGCAGATCTGCTTATAGTAGATGGTTCAACCTGGGAAAGGAAAATCTATTCTCATTTAAGAGTGGACAAAGATTTACCTAAAATTTGTCAGTGGAAAGTTAGCCAAATTTTCTTGACCCAAATTGGTAAATCAGTACCTCCCCATGAAAAATTCCAGAAAGAACTTACAAAAATTTGTCCAAGAGCATTCCCTGCTTATGATGGACTTAAACTTTATATTTAA
- a CDS encoding archease, protein MKSFKVKPHVADVRLRVKADTLPELFEAALLGMNQIFKKDSKIKDNQNLLIEHIKIESNDQTSLLVDFLSQILTLSQINKAIFSYVDFKKLGEHDLEAEIQGFKIESFDEDIKAVSYHEAEISKNKKGEYQTTIIFDI, encoded by the coding sequence ATGAAAAGTTTTAAAGTTAAACCGCATGTTGCGGATGTTAGACTTCGAGTAAAAGCAGATACTCTCCCAGAGCTTTTTGAAGCTGCACTTTTGGGGATGAACCAAATCTTCAAAAAGGACTCAAAAATCAAAGATAATCAAAATTTGTTAATAGAGCATATTAAGATTGAATCAAATGACCAAACGAGTTTACTTGTAGACTTTCTGTCTCAAATTTTAACGCTTTCACAAATTAACAAAGCAATTTTTTCTTACGTGGATTTTAAAAAATTAGGAGAACACGACCTCGAAGCGGAGATTCAGGGTTTTAAAATAGAAAGTTTCGACGAAGACATCAAGGCGGTCTCTTATCATGAAGCCGAAATTAGCAAAAACAAAAAGGGAGAGTATCAAACTACAATAATTTTTGATATCTAA
- a CDS encoding universal stress protein has protein sequence MRKVVYRKILVTHDGSKLASAAIPHVNTLANLLGAEVILLQVVPTVEQEIAGLVPVGIPPTVYSPIPADEALAKEIIKDKVKRAKAGLEEIKAQLEENHTGKVSIIVQQGIDTSKIVSTAKKQHCDLIVISTHGRSGLRRVLLGSVADYVIRHASCPILVVRPEGEKYDS, from the coding sequence ATGAGGAAAGTAGTATACAGAAAAATCCTTGTAACGCACGATGGCTCGAAGCTCGCGTCCGCTGCCATACCACACGTTAACACCTTGGCAAACCTTTTGGGCGCTGAAGTTATATTACTTCAGGTGGTTCCAACCGTAGAGCAGGAAATAGCTGGTCTTGTTCCTGTTGGAATTCCTCCAACAGTATATTCTCCTATTCCCGCAGACGAAGCGTTAGCAAAAGAAATTATCAAAGACAAAGTTAAAAGAGCAAAAGCAGGACTGGAAGAAATAAAGGCACAACTGGAAGAAAATCATACCGGGAAAGTCTCCATAATTGTGCAGCAAGGCATTGATACTTCAAAAATTGTCTCAACTGCAAAAAAACAGCACTGCGACCTAATTGTAATATCGACACACGGTCGTTCAGGCCTTAGACGTGTACTTTTGGGTTCTGTTGCCGATTATGTGATTCGCCATGCTTCATGCCCGATATTGGTTGTTCGTCCGGAAGGGGAAAAGTATGATTCTTAG
- a CDS encoding CapA family protein — MKILFVGDVMLGRLVNGVLRHNPPAYIWGDILPTIKSANIKICNLECVIANVGKPWPNKTFHFRTDPKNVQSLNIANFSPISISNNHAMDFGPNALMQMIDIFKKESINFAGAGIDITEAFMPALENGAGNYVGMISFCDNMPQWEAAKNKPGIFYVPVDLKDRRAKRLLELVKKTRDDVKILIVSAHWGSNWGYDVPKNHTPFAHALIDAGADIIFGHSGHVFRGVEIYKGKLIIYCAGNFVDDYAVNDVERNDESFIFILDLDVKRSRIKKLTLTPTIIDNCQALLASKDRAEIIAQKMQNLSKKLGTVFKINQKDFKLTLIL; from the coding sequence ATGAAAATTCTCTTTGTCGGCGATGTTATGCTGGGAAGACTTGTCAACGGAGTATTAAGACACAATCCTCCGGCTTATATCTGGGGAGATATATTGCCAACGATCAAGTCAGCTAACATTAAAATATGTAACCTTGAATGTGTTATAGCAAACGTCGGAAAACCTTGGCCTAACAAAACCTTTCACTTTAGAACTGACCCAAAAAACGTTCAAAGTTTGAATATTGCTAACTTCTCGCCGATATCCATATCCAACAACCACGCAATGGATTTTGGGCCAAACGCTCTGATGCAAATGATCGATATCTTTAAGAAGGAATCAATCAATTTTGCCGGAGCAGGAATCGACATCACTGAGGCCTTCATGCCGGCGCTTGAAAACGGTGCAGGAAATTACGTTGGCATGATCTCTTTTTGCGACAACATGCCCCAATGGGAAGCAGCAAAAAATAAGCCGGGAATCTTCTATGTTCCTGTGGACCTTAAAGACAGACGTGCCAAAAGACTCTTGGAATTAGTCAAAAAAACAAGAGACGATGTCAAAATTTTAATAGTATCCGCTCATTGGGGCTCAAACTGGGGCTATGATGTACCTAAAAATCACACACCCTTCGCTCATGCTCTTATAGATGCAGGTGCAGATATCATCTTCGGTCACTCAGGACATGTTTTTAGAGGAGTCGAAATCTACAAAGGCAAACTGATTATTTACTGTGCTGGCAATTTTGTTGATGATTATGCAGTCAATGATGTTGAAAGAAATGATGAATCATTTATTTTCATCTTGGACTTAGATGTAAAAAGAAGCCGCATCAAAAAACTTACACTAACTCCCACAATTATCGACAACTGTCAGGCTTTGCTCGCATCCAAAGACAGGGCCGAAATCATCGCGCAGAAAATGCAAAACCTTTCCAAAAAACTTGGAACAGTTTTCAAGATAAACCAAAAAGATTTTAAATTAACCTTAATTTTATAA
- a CDS encoding dienelactone hydrolase family protein produces MAKLVNVKIDNVTLEGTLDIPKGANGLVLFAHGSGSSRLSPRNTFVAKVLNKSKIATLLFDLLTEEEDQIYENRFNIDLLNKRLVAVTNWVKKQPGTKGLKIGYFGASTGAASALIASAQLKNEITAVVSRGGRPDLAMAMLENVVSPTLLIVGGRDFEVIELNQQAYDALTCTKKLEIVEGATHLFEEEGTLKKVADLACDWFLKYFKKGARK; encoded by the coding sequence ATGGCTAAGTTAGTAAACGTAAAAATTGATAATGTAACCCTGGAGGGAACGCTTGATATCCCAAAAGGAGCCAACGGCCTCGTGCTTTTTGCCCATGGAAGCGGAAGCAGCCGACTTTCTCCCCGAAATACTTTTGTGGCAAAAGTGTTGAATAAATCAAAAATCGCAACCCTTCTTTTCGATCTGTTGACCGAAGAAGAAGATCAGATTTATGAAAATCGCTTCAATATTGATCTTTTAAATAAAAGGTTGGTTGCCGTTACCAATTGGGTAAAAAAACAGCCAGGAACAAAAGGTCTTAAAATTGGTTATTTTGGGGCAAGCACCGGCGCGGCATCTGCGCTAATTGCATCAGCACAGCTTAAAAATGAAATCACAGCAGTTGTTTCTCGGGGAGGGCGCCCTGATTTGGCAATGGCCATGTTAGAGAATGTTGTTTCGCCGACCCTTTTAATTGTCGGCGGGCGTGATTTTGAGGTCATCGAGTTAAACCAACAAGCGTATGACGCATTAACATGCACCAAAAAACTCGAGATTGTTGAGGGTGCAACACATTTATTTGAAGAGGAAGGGACACTCAAAAAGGTAGCAGATTTGGCCTGTGACTGGTTTTTAAAATATTTCAAAAAAGGGGCAAGAAAATGA
- a CDS encoding RtcB family protein yields MLVPARIFASQKMLGKIFRDKSLEQLINVATLPGIQGQALAMPDVHEGYGFPIGGVAATEYPDGVISPGGIGYDINCGVRLLKSELVVRDLEHHQGLLSKTLFENIPSGVGRGGRLKLDDKKLNEILSNGASRIIEEDFGEKKDTRFLESGGVLKNADPTKVSQQAKDRGRDQLGTLGAGNHFVEVDVVDELYDVEIAKVFGLSENQVVILIHTGSRGLGHQVATDYIRLMLSKLSAYKISLPDRELACSPFSSKEGQDYFNAMAAAANFAWANRQLITFEVRKSFEQMFGTKTKLSILYDVAHNIAKVEEHEIDGKIKKVIVHRKGATRAFGPNHPDLVEEYKKTGQPVIIPGSMGTASYVLVGTDEAMNISFGSTCHGAGRRMSRHAAKKEIQGKKLKAELEKEGIFIQAGSIRGLAEEAPVAYKDINDVIDVVHQAGIAKKVAKLRPVVVVKG; encoded by the coding sequence ATGCTTGTGCCTGCGAGAATTTTTGCGAGCCAAAAAATGCTTGGCAAAATCTTTCGCGATAAATCGCTCGAGCAACTCATAAACGTTGCAACCCTACCGGGCATTCAAGGCCAAGCATTAGCTATGCCTGATGTGCATGAAGGTTATGGTTTTCCAATAGGGGGCGTTGCTGCAACAGAATATCCGGACGGAGTTATCTCCCCTGGAGGCATCGGCTACGATATCAACTGTGGTGTTAGGCTCCTCAAATCAGAATTGGTGGTAAGGGACCTCGAACATCATCAGGGTTTGCTTTCCAAAACTCTTTTTGAAAATATCCCATCGGGAGTTGGACGGGGCGGACGGCTTAAGCTTGACGATAAAAAACTTAATGAAATTTTGTCAAATGGTGCTTCCAGAATTATCGAGGAAGATTTCGGCGAAAAGAAGGACACCAGATTTTTGGAATCCGGCGGGGTATTAAAAAACGCTGATCCCACAAAAGTTTCCCAACAAGCTAAAGATCGCGGGCGGGACCAGCTTGGAACTCTCGGTGCCGGTAATCACTTTGTAGAGGTCGATGTAGTAGATGAACTTTATGATGTGGAAATTGCCAAGGTTTTTGGCCTTTCTGAAAATCAGGTTGTTATTTTAATCCATACAGGTTCCCGCGGCTTGGGACATCAGGTTGCAACCGATTACATCAGGCTTATGCTCTCAAAACTTTCTGCTTACAAAATCAGTTTGCCTGATAGAGAACTGGCATGCAGCCCATTCTCTTCAAAGGAGGGTCAAGACTACTTTAATGCGATGGCGGCGGCGGCCAATTTTGCATGGGCAAACCGGCAGCTTATTACATTTGAAGTTAGAAAATCTTTTGAGCAAATGTTCGGCACAAAAACTAAACTTTCTATTCTTTACGACGTTGCCCATAATATCGCCAAAGTTGAAGAACACGAAATCGACGGTAAGATTAAAAAGGTTATCGTTCATAGAAAAGGTGCAACGCGAGCTTTCGGCCCAAACCATCCTGATTTAGTCGAAGAATATAAAAAAACCGGCCAACCGGTAATCATCCCTGGCAGCATGGGGACGGCCTCTTATGTTCTTGTTGGAACAGATGAAGCAATGAATATTTCATTTGGTTCAACTTGCCACGGAGCCGGTAGAAGAATGTCAAGGCATGCTGCCAAAAAAGAGATTCAAGGCAAAAAGCTCAAGGCTGAACTGGAGAAAGAGGGAATTTTTATCCAAGCAGGGTCGATAAGGGGCCTGGCAGAAGAAGCGCCCGTTGCTTATAAGGATATTAACGATGTTATTGACGTTGTACATCAAGCAGGCATCGCCAAAAAAGTTGCAAAACTTAGACCTGTTGTAGTCGTAAAAGGATGA
- a CDS encoding alpha/beta hydrolase, producing MAKATRTVDDIKLDATLVEEDIRIPKNALGVVLFAHASGRSRHSQTANFIAGILRSANVATVHFDLLNESEEENLELKADIPLLSSRLISATRMIQKHPDLKGLPIGYFSTDTGAAAAICAAAELGPKVIKAIVSQAGHPEIAGSALDLVKSPVLLLVAEEDEKIIASNESAYTRLTAAKNLEKIFQSKDLFEKDQILDKVATLAAQWFEKYLIKWKDYRDKPKKHVFQK from the coding sequence ATGGCAAAAGCAACAAGAACTGTAGATGATATCAAACTGGATGCTACCCTCGTGGAGGAAGACATAAGAATTCCAAAAAATGCTTTAGGCGTTGTTCTTTTTGCACATGCATCTGGACGTTCCAGGCATAGCCAGACTGCCAATTTTATTGCGGGAATTCTACGGAGCGCAAATGTTGCGACTGTCCATTTTGATTTGCTTAATGAGTCCGAAGAAGAAAATCTTGAGCTAAAAGCAGATATTCCACTTTTATCAAGTCGTCTCATTTCAGCCACGAGAATGATTCAAAAACACCCAGATTTAAAAGGTCTGCCAATCGGTTATTTTTCAACAGATACTGGAGCGGCAGCTGCGATTTGCGCGGCAGCCGAACTTGGCCCAAAAGTTATAAAAGCAATCGTTTCTCAAGCAGGGCATCCGGAAATAGCCGGAAGTGCATTGGACTTGGTAAAGAGCCCTGTGTTGCTATTAGTTGCGGAAGAAGATGAAAAGATAATAGCATCGAACGAATCTGCATATACCCGTCTTACCGCCGCCAAAAATTTAGAAAAAATCTTCCAATCCAAAGACCTTTTTGAAAAAGACCAGATTCTTGATAAGGTTGCTACCCTGGCTGCGCAGTGGTTTGAAAAATATTTAATCAAATGGAAGGATTATCGTGATAAGCCAAAAAAACATGTATTTCAAAAATAG
- a CDS encoding DNA methylase, whose protein sequence is MKKNIYSKDLGIDIESKKETELFKWFLACLLFGKPIQQKVARNTYLELLKEGLITPDSIIDAGWDKLVKVLDRGHYVRYDFSSATKLLEVSKKLKRDYKTLTNLFELAKSKKDLEEKLFEFKGVGPKTVSIFLRDVSPVFKFKTCD, encoded by the coding sequence ATGAAAAAAAATATTTATTCAAAAGATCTAGGTATAGACATAGAAAGCAAAAAAGAGACAGAGCTTTTCAAATGGTTTTTAGCATGTTTACTTTTTGGCAAGCCTATTCAACAGAAAGTAGCTCGAAATACTTATCTTGAACTTTTGAAGGAAGGGTTAATAACTCCTGATTCGATTATTGATGCGGGTTGGGATAAATTGGTCAAGGTTTTAGATCGTGGACATTATGTACGCTATGATTTTTCATCTGCAACAAAATTGTTGGAGGTCTCTAAAAAATTAAAACGAGATTACAAAACTCTCACTAATCTATTTGAATTAGCCAAAAGTAAAAAAGATCTCGAAGAAAAACTTTTCGAATTTAAGGGAGTTGGTCCAAAAACAGTCAGCATTTTTCTTCGGGATGTTTCACCTGTGTTCAAATTTAAAACTTGTGACTAA
- a CDS encoding GerMN domain-containing protein produces the protein MNKTSIGILVGIALTLIVAGAVYLLRARFNVPQPLSLSSPSPSALSSPIVSEQGNIKVTSPAPNQTVSLPIVIRGEARVFENQFNWRVRDADGTILAEGSAYANSPDIGQFGAFTISTNTLAEPSGTMGTIEVFDYSAKDASEIDKVTIPVQFDKEKNTTIRIYFGSNQQPGGLQCANVFPVLRSTGKTQTPARIAVEELLKGPTESEKLHGYFTSINTDVKIQKLTITDGVAQVDFDKKLEEQVGGSCRVAAIRAQITETLKQFPTVKNVIISIDGKTEDILQP, from the coding sequence ATGAACAAGACATCGATAGGAATATTAGTAGGAATCGCGCTGACGTTAATTGTCGCGGGAGCAGTTTATTTGTTGCGCGCAAGATTTAATGTTCCTCAACCCTTGTCCTTGTCAAGTCCAAGTCCATCAGCTTTATCCTCGCCAATTGTCAGCGAACAGGGAAATATTAAGGTTACTTCACCGGCACCAAATCAAACAGTGTCCTTACCAATTGTCATAAGAGGAGAGGCGCGTGTTTTTGAAAACCAATTTAACTGGCGAGTTCGTGATGCAGATGGCACAATTCTCGCCGAAGGCAGCGCATACGCAAATAGTCCTGATATTGGTCAGTTTGGAGCTTTTACAATCTCTACAAACACACTGGCAGAACCCTCCGGAACAATGGGAACTATTGAAGTATTTGACTATTCAGCAAAAGATGCTTCCGAGATAGATAAGGTCACCATCCCTGTTCAGTTTGACAAGGAGAAGAATACGACGATACGAATCTATTTTGGAAGCAATCAGCAACCAGGAGGATTGCAATGCGCGAATGTTTTTCCGGTACTTCGAAGCACCGGAAAAACACAAACACCAGCAAGAATTGCCGTAGAAGAACTGCTTAAAGGTCCTACAGAATCGGAAAAATTGCACGGTTACTTTACTAGTATTAATACAGACGTGAAGATACAAAAATTAACTATTACGGATGGAGTAGCGCAAGTTGATTTTGACAAAAAGCTTGAAGAGCAAGTAGGAGGATCGTGTCGGGTAGCTGCAATTCGCGCGCAAATTACCGAGACGCTGAAACAATTTCCTACAGTTAAGAACGTAATAATTTCTATTGATGGAAAAACGGAGGACATCTTACAACCTTAA